In Mus musculus strain C57BL/6J chromosome 14, GRCm38.p6 C57BL/6J, the following are encoded in one genomic region:
- the Nt5dc2 gene encoding 5'-nucleotidase domain-containing protein 2 isoform 1 (isoform 1 is encoded by transcript variant 1) — MAGAGLRATARRLLLCRGHSGPRAASSSPSCPGCGPPGPGAHCPSTPRSAPADGADLSAHLWARYQDMRRLVHDLLPPEVCSLLNPAAIYANNEISLSDVEVYGFDYDYTLAQYADALHPEIFNAARDILIEHYKYPEGIRKYDYDPSFAIRGLHYDIQKSLLMKIDAFHYVQLGTAYRGLKPVPDDEVIDLYGGTQHIPLYQMSGFYGKGPSIKQFMDIFSLPEMALLSCVVDYFLGHGLEFDQVHLYKDVTDAIRDVHVKGLMYQWIEQDMEKYILRGDETFAVLSRLVAHGKQLFLITNSPFSFVDKGMRHMVGPDWRQLFDVVIVQADKPNFFTDRRKPFRKLDEKGSLHWDRITRLEKGKIYRQGNLFDFLRLTEWRGPRVLYFGDHLYSDLADLMLRHGWRTGAIIPELEREIRIINTEQYMHSLTWQQALTGLLERMQTYQDAESRQVLATWMKERQELRCITKALFNAQFGSIFRTFHNPTYFSRRLVRFSDLYMASLSCLLNYRVDFTFYPRRTPLQHEAPLWMDQLCTGCMKTPFLGDMAHIR; from the exons ATGGCGGGTGCCGGACTGCGGGCGACAGCTAGGCGCTTGCTGCTGTGCAGAGGCCACAGCGGACCGCGGGCCGCCTCGTCCTCACCCTCCTGCCCTGGCTGCGGCCCGCCGGGTCCCGGAGCCCACTGCCCCAGCACCCCGCGCTCGGCGCCCGCAGACGGCGCGGACCTCAGCGCGCACTTATGGGCTCGTTACCAGGACATGCGGAGGCTGGTGCACG ACCTTCTGCCCCCTGAGGTCTGCAGCCTCCTAAACCCAGCAGCTATTTATGCCAACAATGAGATCAGCCTGAGTGACGTCGAAGTCTATGGCTTTGACTACGACTACACGCTGGCCCAGTATGCGGATGCACTGCACCCTGAGATCTTCAATGCTGCCCGGGACATCTTGATAGAGCACTACAAG TATCCTGAGGGGATCCGGAAGTATGACTATGACCCCAGCTTTGCCATCCGTGGCCTGCACTACGACATTCAGAAG AGCCTTCTGATGAAAATTGACGCTTTTCACTATGTACAACTGGGAACGGCCTACAG gggcctcaAGCCTGTGCCGGACGATGAAGTGATCGACCTGTACGGCGGCACCCAGCACATCCCACTCTACCAGATGAGCGGCTTCTATGGCAAG GGCCCATCTATCAAGCAGTTCATGGACATCTTCTCGCTCCCAGAGATGGCTCTGCTGTCCTGTGTGGTGGACTACTTTCTGGGCCACGGCCTGGAGTTTGACCAAGTACATCTCTACAAGGATGTGACG GATGCTATCCGCGATGTGCATGTAAAGGGCCTCATGTACCAGTGGATCGAGCAAGACATGG AGAAGTACATCCTGAGAGGAGATGAGACATTTGCGGTGCTGAGCCGCCTGGTGGCCCATGGGAAACAGCTGTTCCTCATTACCAACAGTCCCTTCAGCTTTGT GGACAAAGGTATGCGGCACATGGTAGGTCCCGATTGGCGCCAACTCTTCGACGTCGTCATCGTCCAGGCAGACAAGCCCAACTTTTTCACCGACAGGCGCAA GCCTTTTCGCAAGCTTGACGAGAAGGGCTCCCTCCACTGGGACCGTATCACTCGCCTAGAGAAGGGCAAGATCTATCGGCAG GGAAACCTGTTTGATTTTCTTCGTCTGACGGAATGGCGAGGGCCGCGTGTGCTCTACTTCGGTGACCACCTTTACAGTGACCTGGCG gatctCATGCTGCGGCACGGCTGGCGCACGGGAGCCATCATCCCTGAGCTGGAGCGCGAGATCCGCATCATCAACACGGAGCAGTACATGCACTCGCTGACCTGGCAGCAGGCTCTCACTGGGCTGCTGGAGCGCATGCAG ACCTATCAGGATGCAGAGTCACGGCAGGTGCTGGCTACCTGGATGAAGGAGCGGCAAGAACTGAG ATGCATCACAAAGGCCCTATTCAACGCCCAGTTCGGGAGCATCTTCCGCACCTTCCACAACCCTACCTACTTCTCCCGGCGCCTCGTGCGCTTCTCCGACCTCTACATGGCCTCACTCAGCTGCCTGCTCAACTACCGCGTAGACTTCACCTTCTACCCGCGCCGCACACCCCTGCAGCACGAGGCACCCCTCTGGATGGACCAGCTGTGCACTGGCTGCATGAAGACACCCTTTCTTGGTGACATGGCCCACATCCGCTGA
- the Smim4 gene encoding small integral membrane protein 4 isoform 3 (isoform 3 is encoded by transcript variant 3) produces the protein MFSRAQVRRALQRVPGKQRFGIYRFLPFFFVLGGAMEWIMIKVRVGQETFYDVYRRKASERQYQRRLEDTSETNLHKLIKIPTPWQ, from the exons ATGTTCTCCAGGGCCCAGGTGAGGCGAGCTCTTCAGCGAGTGCCCGGCAAGCAGCGATTCGGCATCTACAGATTCCTGCCCTTCTTTTTTGTCCTGGGAGGTGCGATGGAGTGGATCATGATTAAAGTGCGCGTGGGCCAGGAGACCTTCT ATGATGTCTACCGTAGAAAAGCTTCAGAAAGACAGTATCAGAGAAGGCTGGAAGATACATCAGAAACCAATCTTCATAAGCTAATAAA aattCCAACACCATGGCAGTAA
- the Nt5dc2 gene encoding 5'-nucleotidase domain-containing protein 2 isoform 2 (isoform 2 is encoded by transcript variant 2): MKIDAFHYVQLGTAYRGLKPVPDDEVIDLYGGTQHIPLYQMSGFYGKGPSIKQFMDIFSLPEMALLSCVVDYFLGHGLEFDQVHLYKDVTDAIRDVHVKGLMYQWIEQDMEKYILRGDETFAVLSRLVAHGKQLFLITNSPFSFVDKGMRHMVGPDWRQLFDVVIVQADKPNFFTDRRKPFRKLDEKGSLHWDRITRLEKGKIYRQGNLFDFLRLTEWRGPRVLYFGDHLYSDLADLMLRHGWRTGAIIPELEREIRIINTEQYMHSLTWQQALTGLLERMQTYQDAESRQVLATWMKERQELRCITKALFNAQFGSIFRTFHNPTYFSRRLVRFSDLYMASLSCLLNYRVDFTFYPRRTPLQHEAPLWMDQLCTGCMKTPFLGDMAHIR, translated from the exons ATGAAAATTGACGCTTTTCACTATGTACAACTGGGAACGGCCTACAG gggcctcaAGCCTGTGCCGGACGATGAAGTGATCGACCTGTACGGCGGCACCCAGCACATCCCACTCTACCAGATGAGCGGCTTCTATGGCAAG GGCCCATCTATCAAGCAGTTCATGGACATCTTCTCGCTCCCAGAGATGGCTCTGCTGTCCTGTGTGGTGGACTACTTTCTGGGCCACGGCCTGGAGTTTGACCAAGTACATCTCTACAAGGATGTGACG GATGCTATCCGCGATGTGCATGTAAAGGGCCTCATGTACCAGTGGATCGAGCAAGACATGG AGAAGTACATCCTGAGAGGAGATGAGACATTTGCGGTGCTGAGCCGCCTGGTGGCCCATGGGAAACAGCTGTTCCTCATTACCAACAGTCCCTTCAGCTTTGT GGACAAAGGTATGCGGCACATGGTAGGTCCCGATTGGCGCCAACTCTTCGACGTCGTCATCGTCCAGGCAGACAAGCCCAACTTTTTCACCGACAGGCGCAA GCCTTTTCGCAAGCTTGACGAGAAGGGCTCCCTCCACTGGGACCGTATCACTCGCCTAGAGAAGGGCAAGATCTATCGGCAG GGAAACCTGTTTGATTTTCTTCGTCTGACGGAATGGCGAGGGCCGCGTGTGCTCTACTTCGGTGACCACCTTTACAGTGACCTGGCG gatctCATGCTGCGGCACGGCTGGCGCACGGGAGCCATCATCCCTGAGCTGGAGCGCGAGATCCGCATCATCAACACGGAGCAGTACATGCACTCGCTGACCTGGCAGCAGGCTCTCACTGGGCTGCTGGAGCGCATGCAG ACCTATCAGGATGCAGAGTCACGGCAGGTGCTGGCTACCTGGATGAAGGAGCGGCAAGAACTGAG ATGCATCACAAAGGCCCTATTCAACGCCCAGTTCGGGAGCATCTTCCGCACCTTCCACAACCCTACCTACTTCTCCCGGCGCCTCGTGCGCTTCTCCGACCTCTACATGGCCTCACTCAGCTGCCTGCTCAACTACCGCGTAGACTTCACCTTCTACCCGCGCCGCACACCCCTGCAGCACGAGGCACCCCTCTGGATGGACCAGCTGTGCACTGGCTGCATGAAGACACCCTTTCTTGGTGACATGGCCCACATCCGCTGA
- the Smim4 gene encoding small integral membrane protein 4 isoform 2 (isoform 2 is encoded by transcript variant 2), which yields MFSRAQVRRALQRVPGKQRFGIYRFLPFFFVLGGAMEWIMIKVRVGQETFYDVYRRKASERQYQRRLEDTSETNLHKLIK from the exons ATGTTCTCCAGGGCCCAGGTGAGGCGAGCTCTTCAGCGAGTGCCCGGCAAGCAGCGATTCGGCATCTACAGATTCCTGCCCTTCTTTTTTGTCCTGGGAGGTGCGATGGAGTGGATCATGATTAAAGTGCGCGTGGGCCAGGAGACCTTCT ATGATGTCTACCGTAGAAAAGCTTCAGAAAGACAGTATCAGAGAAGGCTGGAAGATACATCAGAAACCAATCTTCATAAGCTAATAAAGTAA